Proteins from a single region of Chromobacterium sp. ATCC 53434:
- the oppB gene encoding oligopeptide ABC transporter permease OppB: MWSYTFRRILAAIPTLLAVITVCYLLLHMTPGGPFDGERKISEAVLANLQAKYHLDLPLWKQYLYYLNSLLHGDLGASFRYADWSVNDLVASALPVSATIGGSAILISLVIGIALGVMAALRQNSMVDYLVMFLGNIGGAFPSFILGPVLVLIFAVTLKWLPAGGWNHFDPKFMVLPIMLLVFINISTIGRVMRGSLIEVLNSNFIRTARAKGLPLRTIVLRHALKPALMPVVTLLGPLAISSITSAVVTESIFSLPGLGKLIVNGAANRDYTLVLGLVVLVTVITVVFNLLVDLAYALLDPKIRY; encoded by the coding sequence ATGTGGTCCTACACTTTCCGACGCATTCTGGCGGCGATTCCTACGCTGCTGGCCGTCATTACCGTCTGCTATCTGCTGCTGCACATGACCCCCGGTGGTCCGTTCGACGGCGAGCGCAAGATTTCCGAAGCGGTGCTGGCCAATCTGCAGGCCAAGTACCATCTGGACCTGCCGCTGTGGAAGCAGTATCTGTATTACCTGAATAGCCTGCTGCACGGCGATCTGGGCGCGTCCTTCCGCTACGCCGACTGGAGCGTCAACGACCTGGTGGCCAGCGCGCTGCCGGTTTCCGCCACCATAGGCGGCAGCGCCATCCTGATCTCGCTGGTGATCGGCATCGCGCTCGGCGTGATGGCCGCGCTGCGCCAGAACAGCATGGTCGATTATCTGGTGATGTTCCTCGGCAATATCGGCGGCGCCTTCCCGTCCTTCATTCTCGGGCCGGTGCTGGTGCTGATCTTCGCCGTGACGCTGAAATGGCTGCCGGCCGGCGGCTGGAATCATTTCGATCCCAAGTTCATGGTGCTGCCCATCATGCTGCTGGTGTTCATCAATATCTCGACGATAGGCCGCGTGATGCGCGGCAGCCTGATCGAGGTGCTGAACAGCAACTTCATCCGCACCGCCCGCGCCAAGGGCCTGCCGCTGCGCACCATCGTGCTGCGCCACGCGCTGAAGCCGGCGCTGATGCCGGTGGTGACGCTGCTGGGGCCGCTGGCGATCTCGTCCATCACCTCGGCGGTGGTGACCGAGTCCATCTTCTCGCTGCCGGGCCTGGGCAAGCTGATCGTCAACGGCGCCGCCAACCGCGACTACACGCTGGTGCTGGGCCTGGTGGTGCTGGTGACGGTGATTACCGTGGTGTTCAACCTCCTCGTCGACCTGGCCTACGCCTTGCTCGATCCGAAGATCCGCTACTGA
- a CDS encoding peptide ABC transporter substrate-binding protein, giving the protein MTNKQSLRAVAAAVALALASGSVLAAQVPAGVKLAAKQTLIRNTGSEPETLDPAVAESVPANTITADLFEGLTSADNNGKILPGVAESWKQADATTWVFHLRKNAKWSDGRPVVADDFVYGWQRFLDPKTASPYSETYGIFILNGKEIATGKKKPSELGIKAVDKYTLEVKTPYPVLFLPALVANTQFAPAPKAVIDKYGKDWVKPGKMVSNGAYQLKDWQVNSKVVVAKNANYWDAKSVVLSQTTYLPIEDSNADVKLYESGQNDWVLNLPPGTFDKYKTQYPKEIHNGELAALRYYSFNNKDALLKDVRVRKALSMVIDRDILAKKVTADGQNPAYSVMVHGVSGADPSSYDWAKWPMAKRVDEAKKLLAQAGVKPGAKIKFTYNTNDYHKKMAIFAASEWKSKLGLNTELESLEFKVLLKKRHDGDYQIARNGWNADYNDATTFLALVECGNTQNDNQNCNPKAEELIKQGNQSLDPAKRKQLFTQAVKMIMDDYPMLPLLQYTAPRLIKSYVGGVGQNPLDRYRSKDLYIIQH; this is encoded by the coding sequence ATGACGAATAAGCAATCGCTGCGCGCGGTCGCCGCCGCCGTCGCGCTGGCGCTGGCTTCCGGTTCCGTGCTGGCCGCCCAGGTACCCGCAGGCGTCAAGCTGGCCGCCAAGCAGACCCTGATCCGCAACACCGGCTCCGAGCCGGAAACGCTGGACCCGGCGGTAGCCGAATCGGTGCCGGCCAATACCATCACCGCCGACCTGTTCGAAGGCCTGACCAGCGCCGACAACAACGGCAAGATCCTGCCGGGCGTGGCCGAGTCGTGGAAGCAGGCCGACGCCACCACCTGGGTCTTCCATCTGCGCAAGAACGCCAAGTGGTCCGACGGCCGCCCGGTGGTCGCCGACGACTTCGTCTACGGCTGGCAGCGTTTCCTCGATCCGAAGACCGCCTCCCCGTATTCCGAGACCTACGGCATCTTCATCCTGAACGGCAAGGAAATCGCCACCGGCAAGAAGAAGCCGTCCGAGCTGGGCATCAAGGCCGTCGACAAATACACGCTGGAAGTGAAGACGCCGTACCCGGTGCTGTTCCTGCCGGCGCTGGTGGCCAACACCCAATTCGCTCCGGCGCCGAAGGCCGTGATCGACAAGTACGGCAAGGACTGGGTCAAGCCGGGCAAGATGGTCAGCAACGGCGCCTATCAACTGAAGGACTGGCAAGTCAACAGCAAGGTCGTCGTCGCCAAGAACGCGAACTACTGGGACGCCAAGAGCGTGGTGCTGAGCCAGACCACCTATCTGCCGATCGAGGACAGCAACGCCGACGTCAAGCTGTACGAGTCCGGCCAGAACGACTGGGTGCTGAACCTGCCGCCGGGCACCTTCGACAAGTACAAGACCCAGTATCCGAAGGAAATCCACAACGGCGAACTGGCCGCGCTGCGCTACTACTCGTTCAACAACAAGGATGCGCTGCTGAAGGACGTGCGCGTGCGCAAGGCGCTGTCGATGGTCATCGACCGCGACATCCTGGCGAAGAAAGTCACCGCCGATGGCCAGAATCCGGCCTACAGCGTGATGGTGCACGGCGTGTCCGGCGCCGATCCGTCCAGCTACGACTGGGCGAAGTGGCCGATGGCCAAGCGCGTCGACGAGGCCAAGAAGCTGCTGGCCCAGGCCGGCGTGAAGCCGGGCGCCAAGATCAAGTTCACCTACAACACCAACGACTACCACAAGAAGATGGCGATCTTCGCCGCGTCCGAGTGGAAGTCCAAGCTGGGCCTGAACACCGAGCTGGAAAGCCTGGAGTTCAAGGTGCTGCTGAAGAAGCGCCACGACGGCGACTACCAGATCGCCCGCAATGGCTGGAACGCCGACTATAACGACGCCACCACCTTCCTGGCGCTGGTCGAGTGCGGCAACACCCAGAACGACAACCAGAACTGCAATCCGAAGGCCGAAGAGCTGATCAAGCAGGGCAACCAGTCGCTGGATCCTGCCAAGCGCAAGCAGCTGTTCACCCAGGCCGTGAAGATGATCATGGACGACTACCCGATGCTGCCGCTGTTGCAGTATACGGCGCCGCGTCTGATCAAGTCCTATGTCGGCGGCGTCGGCCAGAACCCGCTGGACCGCTACCGCAGCAAGGATCTGTACATCATCCAGCACTGA
- the pyrC gene encoding dihydroorotase: MQTLTLIRPDDWHLHLRDDAALAAVLPDTCRQMGRAIVMPNLKPPVTTVAAAAAYRERILAARPAGSRFEPLMTLYLTDKTSPDEIRLAKASGFVHGVKLYPAGATTNSDHGVTDVARAMPALEAMAETGLPLLVHGEVTDADIDVFDREAVFIERVMKPLLQKLPTLRVVFEHITTREAAEFVAAAPANVAATITAHHLLMNRNALFVGGIRPHHYCLPVLKRELHRQALLKAATSGSTKFFLGTDSAPHAKGAKETACGCAGMYTANAAIELYAEAFEAAGALDRLEAFASLNGPAFYGLPANGDRIELVKEGWTVPAELPYPGDALVPLRAGENVAWRLRD, translated from the coding sequence ATGCAGACACTCACCCTGATCCGTCCCGACGACTGGCATTTGCACCTGCGCGACGACGCCGCGCTGGCGGCGGTGCTGCCCGACACCTGTCGCCAGATGGGCCGCGCCATCGTGATGCCCAATCTGAAGCCGCCGGTGACCACCGTCGCGGCCGCCGCCGCCTATCGCGAGCGCATCCTGGCCGCCCGTCCGGCCGGCAGCCGCTTCGAGCCGCTGATGACGCTGTATCTGACCGACAAGACCAGCCCGGACGAGATCCGCCTGGCCAAGGCCAGCGGCTTCGTCCACGGCGTCAAGCTGTACCCGGCCGGCGCCACCACCAATTCCGACCACGGCGTCACCGATGTCGCCCGCGCGATGCCGGCGCTGGAGGCGATGGCCGAAACCGGCCTGCCGCTGTTGGTGCACGGCGAGGTGACCGACGCCGACATCGACGTGTTCGACCGCGAGGCGGTGTTCATCGAGCGGGTGATGAAGCCGCTGCTGCAGAAGCTGCCGACGCTGAGGGTGGTGTTCGAGCACATCACCACCCGCGAGGCGGCCGAGTTCGTCGCCGCCGCGCCGGCCAACGTCGCGGCGACCATCACCGCGCATCACTTGCTGATGAACCGCAACGCCTTGTTCGTCGGCGGCATACGCCCGCACCACTACTGCCTGCCGGTGCTGAAGCGCGAGCTGCATCGCCAGGCGCTGCTGAAGGCGGCGACGTCCGGCTCGACCAAGTTCTTCCTCGGCACCGACAGCGCGCCGCATGCGAAGGGCGCCAAGGAGACGGCCTGCGGCTGCGCCGGCATGTATACCGCCAACGCGGCGATCGAATTGTATGCCGAGGCTTTCGAGGCCGCCGGCGCGCTGGACCGGCTGGAGGCTTTCGCCAGCCTGAATGGCCCGGCCTTCTACGGCCTGCCGGCCAACGGCGACCGGATCGAGCTGGTCAAGGAGGGCTGGACGGTGCCGGCCGAGCTGCCGTATCCGGGCGACGCGCTGGTGCCGCTGCGCGCCGGCGAGAACGTGGCCTGGCGGCTGCGGGACTGA
- a CDS encoding sulfurtransferase TusA family protein, whose product MTPDKQIDLSGLNCPLPILRAKKALADMASGAVLEVIATDPGAPKDFEAFCRQTGNGLLESTTTGEGKFRMVLKRK is encoded by the coding sequence ATGACACCCGACAAGCAGATTGATCTTTCCGGCCTGAACTGCCCGCTGCCGATATTGCGCGCGAAAAAGGCGCTGGCCGACATGGCCAGCGGCGCCGTGCTGGAGGTGATCGCCACCGACCCCGGCGCGCCTAAGGACTTCGAGGCTTTTTGCCGGCAGACCGGCAACGGCCTGCTGGAATCGACCACCACCGGCGAAGGCAAGTTCCGGATGGTGCTCAAGCGCAAATAG
- a CDS encoding NRDE family protein, which translates to MCIIAFAYKTPGLGQLVLLANRDEYYARSAEPLDWWPEYPHTLGGRDLQSGGSWLMVDGRNRIAAVTNFRDGFPAKAERSRGELVQRFVSGDEDPFAFADWLRAECHRYGPFNLLFGTTADLFFFHSPGKQIARVTPGIHTLSNATLDTPWFKSQRLAERLGELRRMPTEEQAYAALSDPTPAGPGHLPNTRIGLALEKTLSPIFIQGRDYGTRASMLLTVSSRGDISFSELSWGLAGRETGRRHYNLRAGQAR; encoded by the coding sequence ATGTGCATCATCGCTTTCGCCTACAAAACGCCGGGCCTGGGCCAATTGGTACTGCTGGCCAACCGCGACGAATACTACGCCCGCTCCGCCGAGCCGCTGGACTGGTGGCCGGAATACCCGCACACGCTGGGCGGCCGCGACCTGCAGTCCGGTGGCAGCTGGCTGATGGTGGACGGCCGCAACCGCATCGCCGCCGTCACCAACTTCCGCGACGGTTTTCCCGCCAAGGCCGAGCGCTCGCGCGGCGAATTGGTCCAGCGCTTCGTCAGCGGCGACGAGGACCCGTTCGCCTTCGCCGACTGGCTGCGCGCCGAGTGCCACCGCTACGGGCCGTTCAACCTGCTGTTCGGCACCACCGCCGACCTGTTCTTCTTCCACAGCCCCGGCAAGCAAATCGCCCGCGTGACGCCCGGCATCCACACGCTGTCCAACGCCACGCTGGACACGCCGTGGTTCAAGAGCCAGCGCCTGGCGGAACGCCTGGGCGAACTCCGCCGGATGCCGACCGAGGAACAGGCCTACGCGGCGCTGTCCGATCCGACGCCGGCAGGCCCGGGCCATCTGCCCAATACCCGCATCGGCCTCGCGCTGGAAAAGACGCTGTCGCCGATCTTCATCCAGGGCCGCGACTACGGCACCCGCGCATCGATGCTGCTGACGGTGTCCAGCCGCGGCGACATCAGCTTTTCCGAACTGAGCTGGGGCCTGGCCGGACGCGAGACCGGCCGTCGACATTACAATCTGCGCGCCGGACAGGCGCGCTGA
- a CDS encoding CNP1-like family protein, whose protein sequence is MNIRFTIAPAALALCLSLTAQAEGRVIKNYNYAIDDDKPWQEEDYALPPYPQTADWVEVKPDWLQQNRYFVDAGSLSIGKDGVVRYISKVLSSGGVENLSAEGILCKDNKYRAYGFGDSVNHRWIEPMRPLWQDIVFGDKLRRELRERLCPDHLAPRDIGTAQRALRSGG, encoded by the coding sequence TTGAATATCCGTTTCACCATCGCGCCGGCCGCGCTGGCCTTGTGCCTGAGCCTGACGGCGCAGGCCGAGGGCCGCGTCATCAAGAACTACAACTACGCGATCGACGACGACAAGCCCTGGCAGGAAGAGGACTACGCCTTGCCGCCGTACCCGCAGACGGCGGACTGGGTGGAAGTGAAGCCCGACTGGCTGCAGCAGAACCGTTATTTCGTCGACGCCGGCTCGCTGAGCATCGGCAAGGACGGCGTGGTGCGCTACATCAGCAAGGTGCTCAGCAGCGGCGGCGTCGAGAACCTCAGCGCCGAAGGCATACTGTGCAAGGACAACAAGTACCGCGCCTACGGCTTCGGCGACAGCGTCAATCACCGCTGGATCGAGCCGATGCGGCCGCTGTGGCAGGACATCGTCTTCGGCGACAAGCTGCGGCGCGAATTGCGCGAGCGCCTGTGCCCGGACCACCTGGCGCCGCGCGACATCGGCACCGCCCAGCGGGCGCTGCGCAGCGGCGGCTGA
- a CDS encoding permease, whose protein sequence is MSISLFAPLLYLLLGLGLGRAPFDIKSRASALLTKFVIPLVIIYNIAAHRPGVFAVMAGTMAMMAALLLLSRLSTRDPVRNLCFSYLNIGWLGMPVASTLFGDGAATVFIAAYVGSSLLGNSVGVGLMAGGGSLKARAWETLKAPPVWALLAGVALMPFGPQLQAYARPGYEVLKFLMSLLGMSILGIWLSATRLGVADFGRALRLSALRAAAICVLLALFVAICRQLDIRLVLDNQPALYLMCLLPPAANIIVLETHYMKNGRSAGPIACGTCISIVAIGVYATATLLLR, encoded by the coding sequence ATGTCGATTTCCCTGTTCGCCCCCTTGCTCTACCTGCTGCTGGGCCTAGGCCTGGGCCGCGCGCCGTTCGACATCAAAAGCCGCGCGTCGGCGCTGCTGACCAAATTCGTCATTCCGCTGGTCATCATCTACAACATCGCCGCCCACCGGCCCGGCGTGTTCGCCGTCATGGCCGGCACGATGGCGATGATGGCCGCCCTGCTGCTGCTGAGCCGGCTCTCGACCCGGGATCCGGTGCGCAATCTGTGCTTCAGCTATCTGAACATCGGCTGGCTGGGCATGCCGGTAGCCAGCACGCTGTTCGGCGACGGCGCGGCGACGGTGTTCATCGCCGCCTATGTCGGCAGCTCGCTGCTGGGCAATTCGGTCGGCGTCGGCCTGATGGCCGGCGGCGGCAGCCTGAAGGCGCGGGCATGGGAGACGCTGAAGGCGCCGCCGGTGTGGGCGCTGCTGGCAGGCGTGGCGCTGATGCCGTTCGGCCCGCAGTTGCAGGCCTACGCCCGACCGGGCTACGAGGTGCTGAAATTCCTGATGAGCCTGCTCGGCATGTCGATACTCGGCATCTGGCTGTCCGCCACCCGGCTCGGCGTCGCCGATTTCGGCCGGGCGCTGCGGCTGTCGGCGCTGCGCGCCGCCGCGATCTGCGTCCTGCTCGCGCTGTTCGTCGCGATCTGCCGCCAGCTGGACATCCGGCTGGTGCTCGACAATCAGCCGGCGCTGTATCTGATGTGCCTGCTGCCGCCGGCGGCGAACATCATCGTGCTGGAAACCCACTATATGAAAAACGGCCGCTCGGCCGGGCCCATCGCCTGCGGCACTTGCATCAGCATCGTCGCCATCGGCGTCTACGCGACGGCGACGCTGCTGCTGCGCTGA
- the moaC gene encoding cyclic pyranopterin monophosphate synthase MoaC yields MTRLTHFDAAGQAHMVDVGGKAVTARRAVAEGLIRMQPATFALVKGGGHKKGDVLGIARVAAIMAAKKTWDLIPLCHPISLTRLAVDFELRDDESAVRMEVTAECAGQTGVEMEALTAVNVGLLTIYDMCKAVDRGMVIDGVRLLEKDGGNSGSWRAG; encoded by the coding sequence ATGACCCGACTGACCCATTTCGACGCAGCCGGCCAGGCCCATATGGTGGATGTCGGCGGCAAGGCCGTGACCGCCCGTCGCGCGGTCGCCGAAGGCTTGATCCGCATGCAGCCGGCCACCTTCGCGCTGGTGAAGGGCGGCGGCCACAAGAAGGGCGATGTGCTGGGCATCGCCCGCGTCGCCGCCATCATGGCGGCGAAGAAGACTTGGGACCTGATCCCGCTGTGCCATCCGATCTCGCTGACGCGGCTGGCGGTGGACTTCGAACTGAGGGACGACGAGTCCGCGGTGAGGATGGAAGTGACCGCCGAGTGCGCCGGCCAGACCGGCGTCGAGATGGAGGCGCTGACCGCGGTCAACGTCGGCCTGCTGACCATTTACGATATGTGCAAGGCGGTGGACCGCGGCATGGTCATCGACGGCGTGCGCCTGCTGGAGAAGGACGGCGGCAACAGCGGCAGCTGGCGCGCCGGCTGA